The Bacillota bacterium DNA segment TCGAAGTAGAGGGGGATCACTGCCCTGTCTTCCATGACTTTCTTCTGGGCCTGTTTCCACAGACTTTCGAGTTTCTTCTGATCTACGGTGCGAAGCGCCTCATCGAGCAGAGAATCAACCGTGGTGTTGGAGTAGAAGTGGGCATTGGTCTTGCCGATGCTGCTGCTGTGGAACAGGGAATGCAGCCCCGTCGTGCCGGCGAAGCTAAAGTCGAAGAACACAGTGGAGTTCCCGTCGATCAGGTCTGCAACCCATACGGCCGTGTCCTGCTGCAAGACTGACGCGTCAATTCCGAGCTCTCTGAGTTGAGTCACGAGAATGGTCAACACTCGAACCTGGGAACCCGGTATGGTCTTGATCTCCACCTTGAGAGGCTTGCCATTGCGGTCGAGGATGCCATCGCCGTTCGTATCCTTGAAGCCGGCCTTGGCCAGTTGTGCTTGTGCCGCCTTGGGGTCGTACTTCCACAGGCCCTTGAGGGTCGGATCGTAGCCGAAAGGCACCCATGGCGGGCACTGCCCGTAGGCCCTCTCGCCGAAAGGAGCCACGACAGCCTTGAACGCCGCATCGATGTCGATGGCTTTG contains these protein-coding regions:
- a CDS encoding ABC transporter substrate-binding protein, with the translated sequence KAIDIDAAFKAVVAPFGERAYGQCPPWVPFGYDPTLKGLWKYDPKAAQAQLAKAGFKDTNGDGILDRNGKPLKVEIKTIPGSQVRVLTILVTQLRELGIDASVLQQDTAVWVADLIDGNSTVFFDFSFAGTTGLHSLFHSSSIGKTNAHFYSNTTVDSLLDEALRTVDQKKLESLWKQAQKKVMEDRAVIPLYFEWGYSIVSDRVNDFVPPWGGLHLVSLENNVWLSK